The following nucleotide sequence is from Austwickia chelonae.
ACGGTGCGCTTCTGGCCGGTCTCCTTGTCGTCCCAGCTGCGGGACTTCAGACGTCCGGTCACGACGACACGAGTACCACGGGATAGCGACTCAGCGACATTCTCGGCTGCATCCCGCCAGATCGAACAACGCATGAACAGCGTTTCGCCGTCTTTCCATTCGTTGCTCTGCCTGTCGAAGCTCCGAGGGGTCGATGCCACGGTGAAGTTGGCGACGGCCGCCCCGGACGGTGTGAACCGCAGTTCGGGGTCAGACGTGAGATTGCCGATGATCGTCAGAGTCGTCTCGCCGGCCATTCATGTCCCCTCATCGTTGTCGAGTCTCGTGCTGGTGCGTGTGCGACATGGCCTCGTACGAGCTCTCCACCACACACACGCGCGGACGTCAGACGCCCGGGCGCAGCAGCTTCGTGCGCAGGATCATCTCGGACAGGCCGAGCTGACGGTCCATTTCCTGGGCAGTCGCCGGTTCGGACGTGAAGTTCACGACCACGTAGACGCCCTCGGACTTCTTCTTGATGTCGAAAGCCATGCGGCGACGGCCCCAGACATCGACGTTCTCGATCGTGCCCTTGTCGTTCTTCACCACGGTGAGGAACTTCTCGAGCATCGCGGGAACCTGGCGGTCGTCGATCTCAGGGTCGACGATGATCATCATTTCGTACTGACGCATGCGGAACACCCACCTCCTCTGGTCTAGGCGGTCACGGTCTCTCCGTGACAGGAGGGTTGCAGCGTCGCACTCGCGCCTCGTCCGGCGGATCGGCCGCTGAGAGGCATCTGCGAGTCAACCGTTCAAGGGTACCTGCACTGAGCGCGCCTGCCGAATCCCAGACCTCGGCGTGTGCTTTTCCGCTCCACCCAGCTCAACGCAGGACAAGGGTCAGCCGATCCCCTCGCCCTGACATCGGGCCGGCCAACTCGTCATGCTCCTCGACCCTGCCCGAACCCAGAGCCTCGTCCTGTGGGTAGGCCGGTCTACGGACGGCCTGGGTCCAGGCTGCCGCTACCAACCAACCGATGCCTGCCAGACGTAGCAGGGAGAAAAACAGGAACCAAGACATCGGGAAGGCACGAGCAGCGTCGGACAAGCCACCGAGATAAAGCCAGATCGCCACGAAGTAGCACAGCTCAGTAGACACCCAGATCAGGTGATCCCGCCAGCGCAACCCGGCCAAGGCGACCAGAGGAAGCAACCACAGCGACGACTGCACCGGGATCGTACGTCCCGTGATCAACACCACGCCAACAACGATGATCGCCAACTCGGCGATCGTAGGCCGCCGTGCTGCGGACAACGCCACCCCGGCACCGGCCAGAAGCGCAACCACCCACCCGAGCGCAGAAAAAGTCACTGCCCACCCCGGGGTCACTTCCACGCCCCACAATCGCGGCAGGAACCACAACGAGCCATAATCTGGGCCGCCGTTGAACCACAAGCGATACGGCGCGAGTAGGCCACCCAGGTCAGCAAGCCCCTGCGCCGATCCGGCCCATACCGAGAGACCGAAGATCGCGACCATCACGCCGCAGAACGACAGCAAGGTTGCCCCGGCCATCACCGACCAGGAACGCAGTCGTCCTGAGCGCAGTGCCAGCAGACACACCACGAGCACGAGGAGACCGGTGTAGGTATGCGCCGCTATCGCAGCGCCGAAGACCACGCCAGCCCACTCTGGTTGTTCCCGGCCCCACAGCAATAACGCTAAAGAAGCCAGCGTCACGGCGAAGAGATCGGGAGAGACCAGAACCGCCGTCACCAAGAGAGGGCTCGCCGCTACATGGACCACTCGCCATGGGGCACGGGAGCAGGAACGGGCGATGACCACGATCAGAACGGTCAGGATGGCCACTGTCAGCACCGCCCACAACACGAAGTTCCATCGCTGCTGGTCAAAAGGCTCACCGCCCGGCGTGATCAAGGCGACCAGCCACATCAACATCCCGGTCAGCGGCGGCTGGGAAAAGACCGCAGCATTCGGAACATAGGGAAAACCGCCTTCGGCGAGCGGTGTCCCGGCATACAGGAAGGGAAGATCCGAGTAACAGGCTCGCCAGAAGGATTCCGGCGCTCCCCAACCGTTGGCGAGGCAGTGGCCCTTCTGGAAGAGCCCCAAGGCCACCATCACCGCGCCGACAAAAGTAATCCCGGCCAACGACCCTCGCCAGCCGCGGACGTCATCGAGCCGAATGCGCCGGCCGAGTGGTCCACCGAAAAAAGCCGCCGCAGCCCGAGGAACTGGGTCCTGATGAGGATTCGGGATGTTTCGCGTTGTCCGCGTCTGCACAGCACCCTCCTTCATCGGAAACAGTTACCTGGAACCGCGACGGCATCTGCTCGGGCTTTTACCTGTCTCTGCTCAACTATCTCTGCGGAGCTTCCCAGGGCTGCCGTGGTGGAGCGATGGGGAGCCTGGGGTCAGAGGGAGGCAATCCCGGCGGGTTGTTGGGGTCTCCAGGCCGCGACGGCGGACGATAGGGGAAGCCACCACCGCCTCCCGGAGGCCGGCTGCCGTCGTACGGCGGACGAGGATACCCCGGACGAGACGGGTCATCGGGGTAGGACGGCGGCAACGAAGGCGTTCGCGTCGAAGGCGTCGCGCTGGGGGACTGTGTGGTTTTCGTCGGGCGAGGGCTGGACGTCGTGGGGGGCGGCGGCACGTAGACCTTGTCGTCACCGATCCCGGCCCGGTTGGGGAGATCTGTGGTCGGCTTGCCCTGAAGGATGCCCTTGGTGAACTGGGTCCACACGTCGACCGGCATCTTGCCTGATTCCAAGCTGGGCAGACCGTTCATCGAGATCGGTGTCTTTCCGTCCGGTCCCGGAAGCTCGATTCCTACCGCGGTGGAGACCTCGGGGGTGAACCCTGCGAACCATGCGGACATGCTCTCCGAGGAGGTTCCGGTCTTGCCCGCTGCCGGACGTCCCAGCGAGGCGGCGTTGGCTGCAGTTCCACCAGCCTGTACCACTGATTTCATCGAGTTGACGGTGTCGGCAGCAACCTCTTTACTGAAAGCGGAGTTCAGCTCCGGCTTGGTCTCGAAGACCTTCCGACCGTCAGCTTCGGCGACCGACTTGACCATGTACGGCTTCGCCCGCTGCCCTTCGCCTGCGATCGTGGCGTAGGCGTTGGCCAGGTCCAGCGGCCGCACTGACGCGCTGCCCAACACATTTCCGACGTTGGAGGCCAGTCCGGGAGTGTTCGCCGGGGCTTCGCCGTCCTTCGGGGGGATCCCTGCGGCCAAGGCAGCCTTGAGGGTGTTGTCCGGCCCCACTTTCTCATTGAGGCGCACAAAAGCGGTGTTGATCGACCCAGCCATCATTTGAGACATGTCGACCTGGCCATGGTCTGCGTGGTCCCAGTTGGCTACAGGTTTAGGTTCGCCTGGCACCCGATAGGGAGTACCGCTCTCGAACCTGATGCGAGTACTGATGCCCTGTTGAAGAGCTGCGATGGTCGTGAAGGCCTTGAAGGTCGATCCGGCCTGCATGTGCCCCTGGGTCGCGTTGTTGAAGGGGTGCTTCACCGAGTCCTGCCCGCCGTAGAGCGCGAGAACTGCTCCGTCCTTAGGCTTGATGGCGACCATGCCTACCCGGACCCCGGTTCCACGGCCTGACTTCGGCCGGTTGTCCTCGACGGCCTTGACTGCAAGTTCCTGTGTTTTCACGTCGAAGGTGGAGACGATCCGCAATCCCCGACGGTCAATATCTTCCTGTTTGATCCCTTTGTCGAGAAGATCAGCTTTAACAGCGTTCACCAGGTAGCCGTTGGTTCCACCGAGCTGCTTCTTCGATTTGTATTCGACGACCTTCGGGAAGGCCATCGATTTACGTTCACCTTCGTCGAGCCACTTCTTAGCGACCATACCGTCGAGAACGTAGTTCCATCGCTCTTCAGCGACCTTCGCGGAAGCTGGGCTCAACGCAGGGTCCAGACGGGAAGGCTGGTTGATGATCGTGGCGAGCAACGCCGCCTCAGCCGTGCTGATCTCGTTAACAGGCTTGTTGAAATAAGCTTTCGCAGCCGTCTGGATGCCATAGGCATTACGACCGTAGTAGATCGTGTTGAGGTAGTTCTCGAGGATCTGGTCCTTGCTCATCTCCCGGTCGATCTTCACCGAGATGATGATTTCCTTTCCCTTACGGGAAAGCGTCTGGTCCTGGGTGAGGAAGTAGTTCTTGACGTACTGCTGGGTGATGGTCGACCCACCACCGGCGTCGGCTTGACCACGTATCGTCCGCACAACAGCACGACCGATACCCGAGATCGAGACGCCACCGTTCTCGTAGAAGTCACGGTCCTCTGCCGCGATCACGGCACGGCGAGCGGTGAGAGGAATCTGTGACAGCGGGACGGACTCCCGGTTCACGTCGGAGAGCCGGTCGAGTTCTGTCTTCCCGTCGGCGTAGTAGACGATCGAGGCTTCAGCCTTGGCCAAGTCGTTGGGCGAAGGGATGTCGACCATCGAATAGGCCACTCCGGCCAGCCCGATGCCGAGCAGCGTCATCGCCAGGAATGTCAGGCCAGCCCCCTTCCAGGTGATGAAGCGGCGACGGCGACCGCCTGGCTTTCGAGGTCTCTTCCGGCGGAAACGACTCAGGACCCCCCCCTGGGCTCGACCGACGTACACCCCGGCGGGTGTCCGAATCACCCCGCCGCGTGGACCACTGGACTGCGTCACGCGATTCACTCCCGTTCGGTGCTCCGTGCCCGGCTTCTCATCGCTTCAAATCCGCCACGAGGCACATGGACGTTCATCTCAGTATGACGATCGGAGATTCCGGAAAACTCCCCGACACCCTCTCGAATGCCTGGCAGCTTGCCACCTGGACCTGTGCTCCACCTAGGCAGAGTCCTGTTCGCCTATGGGGACGTGTCGGATCCCACATAGATACACACCTCCGAAAATGAGTGACAAACATAGCCTTTGTCACCTAGTCTCAATCCGCGCGGCATCGATGCCGACACGAAGGACATTTCCTGCAGCAGACCGCCAGTCCTTCCTCAGGCTGTTAAGAGGGCTGCGACGCAGGCATATTCACTGGAAGGGACATCCATGACAGCCATCCGCGTCGCCATTGCGGGCGTCGGGAACTGCGCCAGCTCTCTGGTCCAAGGCGTGCACTACTACCGTGACGCCGACCCCACCAGCACCGTCCCTGGGCTGATGCATGTCGACTTTGGGGGCTATCACGTCCGCGACGTCGAGTTCGTCGCAGCTTTCGATGTCGACAGCAAAAAAGTCGGCCTCGACCTCTCCCAGGCCATCAACGCCAGCGAGAACAACACCATCCGCATCTGCGAGGTCCCGGAGACCGGTGTCACCGTGCAGCGCGGCCACACCTTCGATGGCTTAGGCAAGTACTACCGGCAGACCATCGAGGAGTCGACCGAGGCCCCCGTCGACGTGGTTCAGATCCTCAAAGAACGACAGGTAGACGTCCTGGTCAGCTATCTTCCGGTCGGTTCCGAAGAGGCTGACACCTTCTACGCGCAGTGCGCCATCGACGCCAGATGTGCCTTCGTCAACGCGCTCCCTGTCTTCATCGCCTCCGACCCGACCTGGGCCAAAAAGTTCGAGGATGCCGGCGTGCCGATCATCGGTGACGACATCAAGTCACAGGTGGGAGCCACTATCACCCACCGTGTAATGGCGAAACTCTTCGAAGACCGCGGCGTCGTACTCGACCGCACTTACCAGCTCAACGTCGGCGGCAACATGGACTTCAAGAACATGCTCGAGCGAGAGCGGCTGGAGTCCAAGAAAATCTCCAAGACCCAGGCGGTCACATCCAACTTGGAAGGCCCGCTGGCGGGCAAGAAAGAGGACCGCAATGTGCACATCGGCCCCTCGGACTACGTCGCCTGGCTCGACGACCGCAAGTGGGCCTATGTCCGACTCGAAGGACGCGCATTCGGCGATGTCCCGCTGAACTTGGAATACAAGCTGGAAGTCTGGGACTCCCCGAACTCGGCAGGCATCATCATCGACGCCATTCGTGCCGCCAAGCTGGGCCTCGATCGCGGAATCGGTGGGCCGTTGCTCTCCCCAGCGGCCTATCTGATGAAGTCACCGCCGGAGCAACGCCCGGATGACATCGGCCGGGCCCACGTCGAAGCTTTCATCCGCGGCGAGGTCGATCGCTGATCATTTCGCTGTCCCCGCCGAACCGGACAGGGTGTCACGCCTGCCCGGAGGGTGCTTCTGAACTGCTTTCATCATGGTTTCCTGCAGCTTTGGAAGCTTCCCTCCAGGCAGCGTGACGCGCCTTGGTCTGACGCCGCACCCTGCGAACCTCCCAGATCGCGAAGAGGATCCCGTCCACGTTCCTCCACACGTGAAGGTCTCGGACTCTGCCGGCCTCCAGGGGACATCTCCACCAGCGGGTGAGCCATCCATGCTTTCCTCGATGAAATTGGCGTCGGCGGTAATTCACCTGCGGACAACAGCCTTAGGAGAAAGACAACCCCTTTCTGCCATGCAGCTTTCCTATCAGGAATAACTCTTGAGCTTGACTAAACAGACGTTTAATATTTTGAACATGGGTTCAAGCAACCAGGACCTCACACCCAGGGCGCGTATCCGCAACGCAGCCCTCAGCGAATTCGCTGCCACCGGACTGACTAAAACCACCATCCGGTCCATCGCAACCAGAGCAGGCGTCTCCCCTGCCCTGGTCATCCACCACTTCGGTAGCAAGGACGGACTCAGGGCAGCCTGCGACGAACATCTCCTGCATTGGCTTCGCGCAGAGAAAACAGCAGCATTCAGCGGCGTCCAACTCCCCACCCGTGCCGAATACATGCGCACACACCCCGATTTCGTTGTGCTCTACAACTACCTGCGGCGTGTCATGACCGAAGGTGGCCCAGCGGCGGACAAGCTCTTCGATCAATTCGTCGCCGATGCCGAGAGCTACCTCGCTCTCGGCGAGAAAGCTGGAACCATCCGTCCATCCCAGGACCCCCGAGCCAGGGCCGTCGTCTCCACCGCCATCGGGTTAGGGCTCCTGGCCTTCGACCAACAGATCGCCCGACATCTCGGCGGCGAATCCCTGCTCGAGCCGAGCATCCTCGACCGATATGTCGCCTACGCCGTCGACTTCTACACCCACGGCATGCTCACCACACCCATCAGCTTCGCAGACAGCCCAGAGCCCGACCAGGACAAGAACCAGGAAAGAAGCCCACATCCGCGAACGGAGTGAACCAGATGGCCACAGTCATCGACATCACTGACCTGCACAAGAGCTACGGGACTCATATCGCGCTGCAGGGCATCGAACTTCACGTCGCCTGCGGCGAGGTCTACGGCTTCATCGGCCCCAATGGGGCAGGGAAGACCACCACCATGCGCATCCTGCTCGACATCCTCCGTCCTGACCGAGGCACCGTTCGGCTGCTCGGGCAGGGTCCTCGCGGCGATGGCGTCGGCCTCCGCGCCCGCATCGGATACCTCCCCGGCGAACTACGCCTCAACGGCCGCTACGACGTCGCCACGCTGCTGAACCACTACGTCGCCCTGTCCAGCCACGGCAAGAAAAGCTCCTACATCGACTGGAAGCCCTTAGCCGAGCGCCTCGGCCTGGACCCCACCAGACAGGTCAGGGGACTCTCCAAGGGAAATAAACAGAAAGTTGGCCTCGTACAGTCCTTCATGCACCAGCCTGAACTGTTGATCTTGGACGAGCCGACATCCGGACTTGACCCCCTCGTCCAAGCAGAGTTCATCGCCATGGTCCGTGAAGTACGGCAGGAAGGCCGAACGGTCTTCCTGTCCAGCCATGTTCTCTCCGAGGTCGAACATGCCGCCGATCGCGTTGCGGTGCTTCGCGAAGGACGCATCGTCCAAGAATCGACCGTCGACGAACTCCGCCGGTCACTCGGATTACGCATGCGGATGACCTTGGCAGAGCGGGTCGGAACCGACCGCTTCGCAGATCTGCCCGGAGTCCGCGAAGTCACGATCGGCGCTCTCCACGACTCGACGCCAGACGACGCTACTGAACTGGTCATCGACCTTGACGGCACACCGGACGCGGTGATCAAAGCAGCAGCCCACCACACTGTGCTCTCCCTGGAAGCTGAACGCCCCGATCTCGAAGAAGCCGTCATGCGCCTGTACTCCGACAGCGGACAGGGAGGATAACGATGAACATTGCACCCCTGTACCAGCGCTGGCTAGCTGATCACCGACGCAGAATCATCGGTTGGATACTCGGCCTCACCGGCGTCTGCCTTCTGTATCTACCACTCTTCCCGTCCATGCGGGACAGCGGACTCATCGGGGACAAACTGAACGTCATGCCGAAAGAAATGATCGATACCTTCGGTATGGACGTCATGACCATGTCCACCGGGTGGGGTTACACCCATCAGACGGTCTTCGGCATGCTTGGTCTGCTGCTTCTCCTGGTCCTGGCGATAAGCCAAGGAGCGGAGGCCATCGCCGGCGACGAAGAGTCAGGCGCGCTGGAACTGACTCTGGCGCATGCCACCGACCGTCGATCCGTACTGACCGCCAGGCTGCTTGCTGTGACCAGCACCGTCATCGGCGTAACGGCTGCACTCACCCTTGTGGTGGCTGCGCTCTCCGCCCCCTCCCAGCTGGATCTGCTCGCCTCTGGTCTGTTCGCCGAAGGAGCAGCTCTCGCGCTCCTCGCCCTCGTGCACGGGCTGCTCGCGTTGTCCGTCGGCGCGGCAACCGGACGACGGTCGACCGCACTGAACACAGCCACAGTCATCGGTGTATTGGGCTGGTTCGCCCACAACATGGGTACCAAAGTCGCTTCTTGGGTCCCCGACCTGTCGCCTTTCCACTGGGCGTTCCGCGCACAACCGCTACAAGGTCAGGCGGACCTTCTCGGTCTGACAGCGCTCATCCTGGCTTGCCTCGTCTTGGTCGCCACCGCCTATATCGGCTTCCTCCATCGAGACCTACGAGCCTGACCCAGATCCGTCCTCCACGCGACCCTCCTCGTTCCACCACCTGAGCAGCTCTGCCTCAACGGCTTCCTTACCGATCGGCCCTTGATCGAGGCGGACAGCCAAGAGATGTTTGTAAGCCCGCCCCAACAACGGACCCGGCGAAATGCCCAGAACTGCTGCGATCTCGTTCCCATCGAGTTCAGGACGAACTTTTTTCAGCTCTTCCTGGGCAGTCAGCCGCTCGATTCTGGCCTCGAGGCCGTCATAGGTACGGGAGAGCCTCGTCGCCTTACGCACATTGCGCGTGGTGCAATCGGCTCGGGTCAACCGATGGAGGTGGGGGAGAAGCTCACCCGCATCAGTGACATATCTGCGTACTGCGGAATCGGTCCATTCCCCTGTCCCGTAGCCATGGAACCGTAGATGCAATTCCACCAAGCGAGCGACGGCCTTCGTCGTCTCCTTGTCATAGCGCAGCGCCCGCATGCGACGAGTCGTCATCTTGGCACCGACCACTTCATGATGATGGAAGCTGACACCGCCGCCGGGTTCGAACCTTCGAGTAGCAGGTTTACCGATGTCATGAAGCAGAGCAGCCAAGCGGAGCACCAGGTCGGGTCGAGGCACCTCGCCACTGATCCGATTACCCGCTGACTTTCTCTCCGGACCCTTCTCCTCGGGAAGCGTCTCCAAGGCCACTGCCTGGCTGAGCACGGTCAAGGAGTGTTCGTAGACGTCCTTGTGCCGATGATGCTCATCTATTTCGAGTTGGAGCGCAGGCAACTCCGGCATGACCTGAGTCGCCAGACCCGTGTCGACGAATGCTCGGACTCCGGCCACCGGGTCCTCGGAGACCATCAGCTTGTTGAACTCGTCACGGATCCGTTCTGCTGAAACGATCTCCAATGAGGCAGCCATCTCGCACATCGCGGTTCGAACTGTCGGATCCAGCTCGAAACCGAGCTGAGCGACGAAACGTGCCGCACGCATCATCCGGAGCGGATCGTCACCGAAACTGACCTCGGCCGGCCCGGGCGTCCGAAGACGACGGGCGGCAAGATCCTCCAAGCCGCCATGAGGGTCGACGAACTCCAACGCGGGAAGCCTCAGCGCCATCGCATTGACCGTGAAGTCCCTACGGACCAGGTCGTCGACCAAGTTGTCACCGAAGGCCACGACCGGCTTCCGGCTAGCGCCGTCATAGGCGTCGGCCCGATATGTCGTGATCTCTACCGTCTGGTCTGCTTTGCGCAATCCGATGGTGCCGAACGCCCGACCCATGTCCCACTGTGCATCGGCCCACCGGGCCGTGATCGACTCGATCTCCCCCGGGCGGGCCGAGGTGGTCAGGTCCAGGTCAAGTGAGCCTCGCCCCAGGAAGGCGTCCCTGACCGGACCACCCACCAAAGCCAGTTCATGTCCGGCCTCCGAGAAGAGGACACCCAGCTCTTGAAGCAGGGGGAGCACCGGAGCAAGACGGCGAACCGCTTCTTTCAGAAGAACATCGACAGAGGGGTTATGGGAGTCCGACACAATCCCCAAGAGTAGAGGAGCAGACCGGTAGGAGACGCCTTCATCCCCACCGTCACGACCGCGATGGGCAGCGTCTGAACACCGGCTCCCTGGCCGCTTCGACCTGGACGGTACAGCGGCATAGCGAGCACTGGCGGGCCGGTTACAGTGGCAGAATGACCCTGTCTCCGCAACCTGATCGGCTTCCTCGCCGGCTGCCGGCGGTGCTCGAGACCTCGGCAGGGGGGATTGTCGTCGATGTGGTCGAGGGGCAGGCTCGTATCGCCGTGATCGCTCGTCGGAACAGGGCCGGGCGCATCGAATGGTGCCTGCCCAAAGGCCATCAAGAAGGCGATGAAACACTAGAGCAGACTGCAGCCCGAGAAGTCGCCGAGGAAACTGGCATCGAGGGCCGTGTCCTGACGGTGTTGGGCACGATCGACTACTGGTTTTCGACTCAGGAGAAGCGCATCCACAAGGTCGTACACCACTATCTATTGGAGGCCATCGGCGGCGAGCTGACCGTCGAGAACGACCCCGACCATGAGGCGATCGACGTAAAGTGGTTTCCACTCACCACAGTTCACGAGAAACTGACCTTCCCCAACGAACGACGCATCGCACGCCTGGCTTGGGAGAGGCTGGCCGGACAACAATGACCCCCCCGCAGCTGCCCCGAGAATCGGTGTCCCCTTGGCAGCAAAGCCGGTGGGTGCCGTCCGCACTCACCGTTGTCATCGTGTGTGGCTCGATACTCCCTGCTTCTGCGTTCGGCAGCGAGCTCACGGCTTCTCCCGTCAGCACCGTCGCCGAAATCGGCTCGGACGACCTCGTACCTTCAGGAGCTCCCGGAACTCCCCAAGAGGCAGCCTCCAAGAGCGACCGTCCGGGGAACCCTCCTCACCCTGATCTGCTTCCCCGTACGAGCACCGCTGCAGAGATGCATATCCGGCTGGACTCGGTCAGTCCTTCGGTGGCAGCTCCTGGATCTCCGGTGGAAGTCCGGGTCACCATCAGCAACGAGTCGAAGACTGAAGCCACCGACACCAAGCTGAAAGTCAGGATCGGCCACCCAGCAGGATCGCGTGCTGAACTCGACAACGAGCAGCGCCCCGCCTCTCTGCCTCAGGTGATGCCCGACCTCCCTGTCATGACTCTTCCGGCAGGAGCTTCGACTTCAATCCCGGTGACTATCCCCGCGGCGAAGATCCCCTTGTCGAAGCCGTTCGGTGTCCTACCACTGATGGTGGAGGTCGCCAGGGGGCGACAAAGTTCCACTTTGACGACATTCCTTCCATTCATGCAGGTCAAAGAGTTCGAACCACTCTCCTTGGCCGTGGCTGTCCCGGTGACCCCAGATGCCAACCCCCAACTGAACAGCGCTGACTCAGCCGTTCAAGAGAATGCCTGGGCTCAGTCGACCGGCA
It contains:
- a CDS encoding transglycosylase domain-containing protein, which codes for MTLLGIGLAGVAYSMVDIPSPNDLAKAEASIVYYADGKTELDRLSDVNRESVPLSQIPLTARRAVIAAEDRDFYENGGVSISGIGRAVVRTIRGQADAGGGSTITQQYVKNYFLTQDQTLSRKGKEIIISVKIDREMSKDQILENYLNTIYYGRNAYGIQTAAKAYFNKPVNEISTAEAALLATIINQPSRLDPALSPASAKVAEERWNYVLDGMVAKKWLDEGERKSMAFPKVVEYKSKKQLGGTNGYLVNAVKADLLDKGIKQEDIDRRGLRIVSTFDVKTQELAVKAVEDNRPKSGRGTGVRVGMVAIKPKDGAVLALYGGQDSVKHPFNNATQGHMQAGSTFKAFTTIAALQQGISTRIRFESGTPYRVPGEPKPVANWDHADHGQVDMSQMMAGSINTAFVRLNEKVGPDNTLKAALAAGIPPKDGEAPANTPGLASNVGNVLGSASVRPLDLANAYATIAGEGQRAKPYMVKSVAEADGRKVFETKPELNSAFSKEVAADTVNSMKSVVQAGGTAANAASLGRPAAGKTGTSSESMSAWFAGFTPEVSTAVGIELPGPDGKTPISMNGLPSLESGKMPVDVWTQFTKGILQGKPTTDLPNRAGIGDDKVYVPPPPTTSSPRPTKTTQSPSATPSTRTPSLPPSYPDDPSRPGYPRPPYDGSRPPGGGGGFPYRPPSRPGDPNNPPGLPPSDPRLPIAPPRQPWEAPQR
- a CDS encoding single-stranded DNA-binding protein, which encodes MAGETTLTIIGNLTSDPELRFTPSGAAVANFTVASTPRSFDRQSNEWKDGETLFMRCSIWRDAAENVAESLSRGTRVVVTGRLKSRSWDDKETGQKRTVMEMEVDEVGPSLRYASAKVTRTQRGGGNQGFGGPGGAPNSGFGNGNGGGQQGGGYGGGQPQNDPWATGPSGGGAKNASGGWGNGPSYDEPPF
- a CDS encoding NUDIX hydrolase translates to MTLSPQPDRLPRRLPAVLETSAGGIVVDVVEGQARIAVIARRNRAGRIEWCLPKGHQEGDETLEQTAAREVAEETGIEGRVLTVLGTIDYWFSTQEKRIHKVVHHYLLEAIGGELTVENDPDHEAIDVKWFPLTTVHEKLTFPNERRIARLAWERLAGQQ
- a CDS encoding CCA tRNA nucleotidyltransferase; its protein translation is MSDSHNPSVDVLLKEAVRRLAPVLPLLQELGVLFSEAGHELALVGGPVRDAFLGRGSLDLDLTTSARPGEIESITARWADAQWDMGRAFGTIGLRKADQTVEITTYRADAYDGASRKPVVAFGDNLVDDLVRRDFTVNAMALRLPALEFVDPHGGLEDLAARRLRTPGPAEVSFGDDPLRMMRAARFVAQLGFELDPTVRTAMCEMAASLEIVSAERIRDEFNKLMVSEDPVAGVRAFVDTGLATQVMPELPALQLEIDEHHRHKDVYEHSLTVLSQAVALETLPEEKGPERKSAGNRISGEVPRPDLVLRLAALLHDIGKPATRRFEPGGGVSFHHHEVVGAKMTTRRMRALRYDKETTKAVARLVELHLRFHGYGTGEWTDSAVRRYVTDAGELLPHLHRLTRADCTTRNVRKATRLSRTYDGLEARIERLTAQEELKKVRPELDGNEIAAVLGISPGPLLGRAYKHLLAVRLDQGPIGKEAVEAELLRWWNEEGRVEDGSGSGS
- a CDS encoding TetR/AcrR family transcriptional regulator; translation: MGSSNQDLTPRARIRNAALSEFAATGLTKTTIRSIATRAGVSPALVIHHFGSKDGLRAACDEHLLHWLRAEKTAAFSGVQLPTRAEYMRTHPDFVVLYNYLRRVMTEGGPAADKLFDQFVADAESYLALGEKAGTIRPSQDPRARAVVSTAIGLGLLAFDQQIARHLGGESLLEPSILDRYVAYAVDFYTHGMLTTPISFADSPEPDQDKNQERSPHPRTE
- the rpsF gene encoding 30S ribosomal protein S6, yielding MRQYEMMIIVDPEIDDRQVPAMLEKFLTVVKNDKGTIENVDVWGRRRMAFDIKKKSEGVYVVVNFTSEPATAQEMDRQLGLSEMILRTKLLRPGV
- a CDS encoding ABC transporter permease subunit, which codes for MNIAPLYQRWLADHRRRIIGWILGLTGVCLLYLPLFPSMRDSGLIGDKLNVMPKEMIDTFGMDVMTMSTGWGYTHQTVFGMLGLLLLLVLAISQGAEAIAGDEESGALELTLAHATDRRSVLTARLLAVTSTVIGVTAALTLVVAALSAPSQLDLLASGLFAEGAALALLALVHGLLALSVGAATGRRSTALNTATVIGVLGWFAHNMGTKVASWVPDLSPFHWAFRAQPLQGQADLLGLTALILACLVLVATAYIGFLHRDLRA
- a CDS encoding glycosyltransferase family 87 protein; this translates as MQTRTTRNIPNPHQDPVPRAAAAFFGGPLGRRIRLDDVRGWRGSLAGITFVGAVMVALGLFQKGHCLANGWGAPESFWRACYSDLPFLYAGTPLAEGGFPYVPNAAVFSQPPLTGMLMWLVALITPGGEPFDQQRWNFVLWAVLTVAILTVLIVVIARSCSRAPWRVVHVAASPLLVTAVLVSPDLFAVTLASLALLLWGREQPEWAGVVFGAAIAAHTYTGLLVLVVCLLALRSGRLRSWSVMAGATLLSFCGVMVAIFGLSVWAGSAQGLADLGGLLAPYRLWFNGGPDYGSLWFLPRLWGVEVTPGWAVTFSALGWVVALLAGAGVALSAARRPTIAELAIIVVGVVLITGRTIPVQSSLWLLPLVALAGLRWRDHLIWVSTELCYFVAIWLYLGGLSDAARAFPMSWFLFFSLLRLAGIGWLVAAAWTQAVRRPAYPQDEALGSGRVEEHDELAGPMSGRGDRLTLVLR
- a CDS encoding ABC transporter ATP-binding protein encodes the protein MATVIDITDLHKSYGTHIALQGIELHVACGEVYGFIGPNGAGKTTTMRILLDILRPDRGTVRLLGQGPRGDGVGLRARIGYLPGELRLNGRYDVATLLNHYVALSSHGKKSSYIDWKPLAERLGLDPTRQVRGLSKGNKQKVGLVQSFMHQPELLILDEPTSGLDPLVQAEFIAMVREVRQEGRTVFLSSHVLSEVEHAADRVAVLREGRIVQESTVDELRRSLGLRMRMTLAERVGTDRFADLPGVREVTIGALHDSTPDDATELVIDLDGTPDAVIKAAAHHTVLSLEAERPDLEEAVMRLYSDSGQGG
- a CDS encoding inositol-3-phosphate synthase; this translates as MTAIRVAIAGVGNCASSLVQGVHYYRDADPTSTVPGLMHVDFGGYHVRDVEFVAAFDVDSKKVGLDLSQAINASENNTIRICEVPETGVTVQRGHTFDGLGKYYRQTIEESTEAPVDVVQILKERQVDVLVSYLPVGSEEADTFYAQCAIDARCAFVNALPVFIASDPTWAKKFEDAGVPIIGDDIKSQVGATITHRVMAKLFEDRGVVLDRTYQLNVGGNMDFKNMLERERLESKKISKTQAVTSNLEGPLAGKKEDRNVHIGPSDYVAWLDDRKWAYVRLEGRAFGDVPLNLEYKLEVWDSPNSAGIIIDAIRAAKLGLDRGIGGPLLSPAAYLMKSPPEQRPDDIGRAHVEAFIRGEVDR